One genomic region from Vitis riparia cultivar Riparia Gloire de Montpellier isolate 1030 chromosome 17, EGFV_Vit.rip_1.0, whole genome shotgun sequence encodes:
- the LOC117905022 gene encoding cation channel sperm-associated protein 2 produces MESSQLFGGTEECNSSESGWTMYIGSPTPTYGVGDDKHNDGGENDDDDDDDDDDDDDDDDYDASHGNDSDDSMASDASSGPSHRERPCGKGGYGHGMNCFEYNKNEDDGKYRTHKKADSRAEKQRAEQKRNEEKAESMFMARKANTHVGSNSKVRKTNWIGKRK; encoded by the coding sequence ATGGAGTCTTCCCAACTCTTTGGAGGTACAGAAGAATGTAATAGCAGTGAATCTGGGTGGACAATGTATATTGGCTCCCCCACCCCCACATACGGTGTCGGTGATGATAAACACAATGACGGTGgagaaaatgatgatgatgatgatgatgacgacgacgacgacgacgacgatGATGATTATGATGCTAGTCATGGCAATGATAGTGATGATTCTATGGCTTCTGATGCTTCTTCTGGCCCGAGCCATCGAGAACGACCATGTGGGAAAGGTGGATACGGTCATGGCATGAACTGTTTCGAGTATAATAAGAATGAGGATGATGGCAAGTATCGCACGCATAAGAAAGCTGACAGTCGAGCGGAAAAGCAAAGGGCTGAACAAAAGAGAAATGAAGAGAAAGCAGAGTCCATGTTTATGGCAAGAAAAGCTAATACTCATGTTGGAAGCAACAGCAAGGTAAGAAAAACCAATTGGAtcggaaaaagaaaataa